AGGGGGAGTGGGGTGCATGTGGGGGGGAATGGGGTGCATGTGGAGAGAGCAGGGTGCGTGTgtgtggagcagggggttgggaaggGGAGTGTGAGTGTGAGGGAGGGAGCGAGGAGTGGGAAGGAGGTATGGGGCAATGGAGTGTGCGGGGGAGAGGAGCATCTGTAGGGAGGTATGTGCGTTTGTAGGGAGGGAGACGAGTGTAGATTATATGGGGAGGACTTAGCCCCTTCTCTGCAGTCCCATGTTTGGTGTGCCCATGTGATGCTGGTCTATGGGCTCGTtcccaggagggggctgtgggaggcagGTGCTGTACACAGGGGATGGGCCCCGTTCTGCAAAGGGTCCAGTGTCCCCACGCTGCGGGGCCAGtctaggccaggctgggaggagggagcactGCCCTCACAGCCAGGCAGTAAACAACAGGAAATCCAACTTggcaggggctgtgagcagctgTGTGTGCTGGGAGCTCCCCGCCTGCCCAGCCAGTGCTCCCACAATGACGCCTCTGTCAGCCCTGCTGCACATGCTGAGGCAGCTAGGCCCAGGAGGCTGAGGGTGAGTGCTAAGGCTGTGGCAAAAGACTTGTGGGAGGACTCCACTGTGCAAGGGTTCGGCTCAGGCCCCTGCAGGGAACAGCCCCCCTCGAGCAGAGGTCGCAGAcagcccatcccttcccccagcatTGCACATCCTGAGCAGGGAGTGTCCAGAGCTGCCTCCCCCATAACAAAAAAATGGCCATGTTGGTAGGACCaatgatccatccagcccagtgtccggTCTGAgcagctggtgccagatgcttcagaggaaaatgaacagaacagggcaactatTGAATGATCctttccctgtcatccagtcctaacttctggcaaacaaagggtTAGGGACACAGGACAAGGgattgcatccctgcccatcttggctaatagccattgataaacggatcctccatgaatttatctcattctattttgaacccagttatacttttggccttcacagcacccatgggaatgagttccacaggttgactctgcatgGTGTGGAGAAGTACTGCCTTATGTTAGTTTTAATCCTGCttcttattaatttcattggatgacccctggttcttatgtGAAGGGGTCAATAATAtttccttactcactttctccacaccagtcatgactttatagacctctatcacatccgcccttagttgtctcttttctaagatgaacagtccaagtctttttaatctctccttttcTGGAAGCTGTTCCGTCTCCCGAATCATTTTGTTTTTTCATAGATGTGATCATCTAGCCtcacctcctgtatgacacaggccagaggacttccccaaaacaatttccagagcagatcttttagaaaaacatccagtctgatttaaaaattgtcagtgatggagaatccaccaccctTGGTAAAATTGTTCCGATGGTTAataactctcactgttaaaaatctacaccttattttccagtctgaatttgtctcgcttcaacctccagccattggatcatgttagacatttctctgctagattgaagagcccattattaaatatttatttccatGTAGGTGCtcatagactgtgatcaagtcatagactatgatcaagtcaccccttaatcttctctttgttaagataaatagattgagctccttgagtctatcactattaggcatattttctaatccttcagtcaTGCTCATggatcttctctgaaccttctccaatttataaaCATCCTTcatgaattgtgggcaccagaactggacacaggattccagcagtggttgcaccagtgccaaatacagaggtaaaataacctctctgctcctatgtGAGATTCCCTAGTTTATGCAGcctaggatcacattagctcttttgaccaCAGTATCACACTGGGAGCGCATGttctgctgattatccaccatgactcccaaatctttttcagagtcactgcttcccaggatagaggcCCCCATCCTGTGAGTATTACAATCTTTGCTCCCAAATGTCCACATTTACacttagctgtattaaaacacatattgtttgcttgtgcccagtttaccaagccatCTGAATCAGTGACCTTTTCATTATTTAACCACTCCCCCAAATTTGTGTcatctgttgcccttctctgtaccttttccaattctaatatatgttTTTGAGATGTGGTGACAGAAcctcatgcagtattcaaggtgtgggcatgccGTGGATTTATCCAATGGCATTTATGATATTTACTGGCTTattatttatctgtttcctaatggtttctaatactctgttcgcttttttcactgctgctgcactttgggcagatgttttcagaggactatccatgatgactccaagatttctttcttaagtggtaacagctaatttatacacTGTCTCCTGCAGCAATGCATGGCCACAACCCTATTCCATGGGTCATGCCCTCTCTCATACCACCCGTGCCAGCCTCAGCCCCTATCCCACAGGCCACACCTCCTCCTCTACAGCCCATAGCAGCCTCAGCCTGCATGGCCACACTCCGGTCCCATAGGCCATGCCCCATGCTTGTTCCCATACAACCCACACCAGTCACAACAACACATGGTCATGTTCCCATCCCACACAACCCACACAAGCATCAGCCTGCATGGCCATACCCCCGCACCAACCCATACCAGCCTCAACCACGCTCCTATCCCTTTTCCATGAAACAAAAGTGTTGTTCTTTTTCTTCCTCAGTCAAGGGTGCCTGGGTATCTTTGCCTCCAAAACATAGTGGCTCAACCCTTTGATGTCTACCTGCAGATAAGGTTTCTCTCACCCCCCAGCTGCTTTGTTCTTCCTATTTAGTTTGTTTTGAAATTCTTACAATCCTTCATTTGCATTCAGTCCAGACTGGTGATAAGGCACCCACTGTGAAACATACAATACTTAATTTATGTGCAAACTGCCCGATAGAGAAACATTTCTTGTTGGAGAGAAACCTGTTCTTCTCCTTTGCTGGTGCCAAGTCTCTAGACACAGTCTTGAGTATATTTTCAGTATATCTACATAACTCTTTACATAGTACCTGTAggtacatttcacaatgatagtATTGACCAGTGTGACACCAGCTTTTATTTGAGACCTCCTACAACATtatttggtgaaccagaatgtatACGCCAGAATCAGGAGATTCCAGTGacccctctgcacccccttgtCAGTTGGCATTAAGAGGTTTGTGGTGTGTCTGTACTGGGTGTGCACTAAGTGAGTGTTGGGCTGTGTGTGCTGGGAGAACACTTGgcatggtgggtgggtgtgtaacCACTTGGTATGTGCTGGCTGTGGTGCGTGTTGGGTGCATACTGACAGTGCACTGGGTatggtgtgtatgtgtatatgctGGGTGGGCACTTGGTGTACGCACTAGGTGTGCACTAGGTATGGCATGTGTGTGCGCTGGGCATGTTCTGATATTAACCCTCAGCTCACATTTCCTGTTCCCCACAGAGCTCCCCTCGAGGATGCTGGACTCTCCCATGGAGCTGGAGccaggccctgggccagagccagTGTCTCATGACCCCGACGGGAGCTGTCGGAGAGGGGCAGCCATCACTGTGTCCAGgaagcagagctgggccaggTTCTCATGTGGCATCCGGGACGTGCCATGTAGCTCTTACAGCAGGAAGGTGCCTGCCAGTCCCACGGCCTCCGCAGAGCTGCAGGATGAGGGTGAAGGGGTAGAGCCAGGGCGAGAGACTGACCGGGATCCCCAGTGCCCTCTGCGACCCCAGGAGCAGTTcttccccacccacacaggggggCCAGCCCTTGAGGATGAGGCATGGCTTGTGGAGAGCCCCCCAGccgcagcaccccccacccctcagcccggcctggcccctggTGATGAAGAGGCTGAGTCGATGTGCAGGTATGTGGAGCTTTGCGCCTCCGGCACTGCTGTGAGATGTGCCAGTCATGGTGCCTACTTGCAGAACCTGGAGAAGAGCAGCCGCCACTGGATCCTCTCCTCAGGCAAGGCCCAGGGCCCAGAGGAGCTGGCCCCCAGTGCCAGCACAGAGTTGAAGGAGGTGGGCGCCATGGGCAGCGAAGGGGAGATCTGGTACAACCCTATCCCTGAAGATGAGGACGTTGTGGGTGTCAGGCAAGGCACCGAGCCCGGCAGCTCCTGGAGGAAGTGGGGCAGTGGCACAGGGAGCCGGGAATCTGACAGGGACAAGGCCAGGCCCAGCAGGGCAGAGCCAGGTGATGAAGAGCCCCCCAGGAGCATCGCCAGGCAAGTGGAGAGCCCCAGCTCACAGAATGCACCTACCCCAGCTGGGCCAGTGGGTCGAGGCGAGGAGACGGGTGCCGGCAGGACACAGGCCTATGGTGAGGGGTATGGTGCTAACAGGGTGTGTTGTGGGTTGAACAGCATGGCAGAAACATGAGACAGAGCTGCTTCCACGTGGCCCCACCATCTTCTGGTGGCAGCCCCACCCTGATCTCATGAGCCCCTCCTCTCCCATGGCCCCCCCTTGCTGGTTCCCTGATCCCATGGGGCACCTGATCCCGTGGGGTCCCCCTCTTTCCATAGAGCCCCTCCCGAGGTCCCTGTCCCTGCATCCGAATCCCCACTGCAGCCTGGTTCCCTGTGTGGGATCAGCCACTCTCTCCGTCCCCAGCAAGTCAGTCTTGGCTGCTCTGGGTCCCACAGGCCCTCCTCTCTGTAATGGCCCTTCCCTTCCATGCCCCAGATGAAGGGGCTCCCTTTCTCCATGCATTCCAGTGTCCactggggctggggtgcctgtCTCATCAAGTCTCTCCCCCCAGGGAAGTTGCCGATTTCATGTGTGAGCGCGGCTGTGGGGTTGGCTGGCCCatcccccccgctgagccccagcGTCTCCAAGAAGGGGCGCTCCCTGGGCAGAGTGAAGTCCCCGGGAACCGTGCGCCGCCTTTCCCTGAAGATGAAGAAGCTGCCTGAGCTGAGGAGGAAGCTAAGCCTACGTAGTGCCCGGCCCCGGGGGCAGGAGCCTGAGGGCAGTGGCAGCACCTCACCCCAGGATGCCCGCAAGGAGCCAGGGAATGTCATCAGCCGCTACCACCTGGACAGCAGCGTGGCATCCCAGCAGGGCCCGCACCGTGCCAAGGCAGCCAGCAAGGGTGGCTACCTGAGTGATGGTGACTCCCCTGAGCTGCTGGCCAAAGCGGACAAGCGTGCCTGTCCTGGGCCAGAGGGGCATGAgcctggggccaggctggacgTGGATGCCTTCCAGCCCTACAGCTCCTTGGAACAGCCGCGCTGTGTGCAGCCCATCTCGGGCCTAGTCAGTGTCCACCTGCACGGTGTGGGGGACCTTAAGCCCCCAAAGGCTGAGTCCAGGGAGGTGTTCTGCGTCCTGCAGGTGGACGCAGCCCCCAAGGCGCGCACGGCCCTGCTGCCCTGGACAGCCGCCTTCCTCAGCCTCAACCACACCTTCAACTTGGAACTGGAGGGGGCCCGACACCTCAAGGTCATTGTCTTCTCCTGGGACCTGGCTACCTGCCGGAACCGTGTGTGCTGCCATGGCACCATTGTCTTGCCCCACATCTTCAGAGGTAACGGGAGCAGCCAGTGAGGCGGGGGCTCTGGTGATCGGGAAAGGGCCTGAGTGGGGGCAGTGGCATCCAGGCAGGGGGCAATGCCCAATGGGGCTCAGATGTACAGGGCTCTGGGGGGCACATACAGATGAGCAGGGATCAGCACCCCATGGGGTTCAGCTGggcaggactctggggggcaCATACAAATGGGCAGGAGCCAGGATCCAATGGTGCTCAGATggacagggctgtgggggggcatAGGACAGAACTTAGGTGGGGCAGATGCTGTGGTTTCCCAGCTGGCCCTTGCTGATCCTCCACATCTCGCTCCGATCTGACATGTGCCGGTGCCCTCTGCTCTTCAGGGTGCAGGGCCCAGCAGCTGGCAGTGCGGCTGGAGCCACGCGGGCTGCTCTACTGCAAGCTGATGTTGGTGGAGCAGTGGGACATGCCCAGCAGCCCCAGTGACCGGGAGCCCCGGGTCTTTGGCGTGGAGCTGCGTCACttggtggaaagagagaacacTGCCACCAAGGTGCCGCTGCTGATCCAGAAATGCGTCTCCCAGATCGAGAAGCGGGGACTGAAGGTGAGTGGTGGGGGAGGCGATAGTGGGGGAGTGGGCTCTGCAGGACACCTGGCACTCCAGCCCCATGCCACGCAGTTAACACAAGCACAGCAGGTACATGGCAAGGAGCCGGTGAGTGCGGCTCCTGAGCAGGCAGGATCCCAGCAGGCCATGGGCTCTGTGCTGTCTTCCCTCTTTGtatccctgtcccctccccatgcTGCCCCTTGGGTCCTGGGACAAGTGGGGAGGGCTGGGCTTTCCCTCTGACAGCACCTCCTCTGCCCAGATTGTAGGGCTTTACCGGCTGTGTGGCTCGGCGGCTGTGAAGAAGGAGCTGCGTGATGCCTTCGAGAGGGACAGTGCTGCTGTGATGCTCTCTGAACAGCTGTACCCAGACATCAACGTCATCACAGGTCAGTGCCCAGCCACTCCTCACCCCCATGCAGCACCAGCACAGCTCCCGGATTGCCaccccccccacgcacactcAGGAACTCAGCAGGCTCACTGCAACACCtggccactagaccccactcccctcccagaactgagtgtagaacccaggagtcctcagtcccagtcccccctgttctaacccactcGATCCCATTCTTCTCCCAGAGCAAGGTAAAGCTCAcaggagtcctgtctcctggCCCCCCACTCTAATCTGGTCCAACTAACTTGATACCGTTttgtgatgagattacaagtttggctgataaaggtagTAGTGTACATGTCATATACTTAGAGTTCTGCAAGGCGTTTGACTTTGTACCccctgacattttgattaaaaaactagaacaatataaatataacagcacacattaaatggattaaaaattggctcactgataagtctcaaaatgtaattgtaaaaggGGAATTGTCATCAAGCAGATGTGGTTCCAGTAGTGTCCCACAGGGACTGGTTCTAAGCTCTACGATATTTAACTTTTATTAATGGCCTggtgaaagaaaacataaaatcatcactaataaagtttgcagatgacacaaaagttGGGGGAGTGGCAAATcctgaagaggacaggtcactgatctagattgcttggtaaactgggcacaagcaaacaatgtgtgtattaatacagctaaatgtaaatgtatatatcaGGAAAAAGGCCACACTCACAGGATGTGGGGATGCTAtcgtgggaagcagggactctgaaaaaagATCTGGTAGTTATcttgatggataatcagctgaacagtgGCCAAAAgagtccttggatgcataaagagGGGAATCTTGGGCAGGAGTAGAGAGGTATTCAGCACTGGTGCGAccctgctggaatcctgtgtccagttctgatgcccacaattcaagaagaacaTTGAttaattggagaggggtcagagaagagtcatgagaatggttgaaggattagaaaatatgccttacagAGAGAGACTTTAGGAGCTCAGttaatttagcttaacaaagagaaggttaaagatTGACTTacatagtctataagtacctacatttgaaagaaatatttaataaggggatcttcaatctagcagagaaaactAACACCCATCCAATGGCTGGGAGTTGAagcagacaaattcagactggaaataaggtgtatattTTAATggcgagagtaattaaccattggaaaaagggtcgtggtggattctccaccactgacagtttttaaatcagattggatggttttctaaaagCTTTGCTCTTAGAATTATTTTGGGACGTTCTCtggcctgttatacaggaggtcagactagatgatcatagtggtcctttctggccttagactctctgaacccactagaccccactctcctcccagagctacgggtagaaccaggagtcctgactcctagtccctctgctctagccactagaccccactcacCTCCCAGAGATAGAACCCAGAAGTTCGGGCTCTCTGTGCACTCCCTGTAGTTTCTATAGGCTGCTCAGTGCCATGAGTCCTGTGTCCTCCCCACAATGGGACCCAGGAGGGACCAGTGTGGGAGAGGAGCCTGCCAAGGAGCTGACAGGAGTCTGGCCTTTTTCCTGCAGGGATCCTGAAGGACTATCTGCGGGAGCTGCCCACGCCCCTCATCACCAAGACCCTTTACCAGGTGGTGTTGGAGGCCATGGCCCAGCGACAGCCCCAAGACATGCTTAGCAGGCAGAATGCGAAGGAGACGGTCGCTCTGCTGGACTGCCTGCCGGAGATCGAGaaggtgagtgcaggggactgtggGCAGGTAGGAAAGGACATCTGGCTGTGAAGCCAAGCCATGGTGCCCTTGGAGCAGTCCTGGGGGGCTGGTTGGTGCTACTGCAACAATGTCACCATAGACTGTCACATTCCCATCTCCTAGGTGGGAGGCTGTGGTCAGCTCTGCCCCTACCACACATATGGTGGCTGGGCATGTGCATGGCACAGCCCCAGGCATGGAGTCAGCACTGTCCTGCTGCACATGTGAGAGCCAGACATATGCATGGCATAGATCTAGACACGGAGCCAGCGCTGCCCCTGCCACACACATGGGGGCTGGGCATGCCCGTGACAGTGGTTGACAGTGCTGCTCCTGCTGAATATGTGGGCCAGGTATGTGCATGGTACCACCCTGGACACACAGCCAGCGCTGCCCCTGCCATGCACACGGGGGCTGGGCACACATGGCACTGCCACCAGCACAGAGCCAACGCTGCCCCTGCCATGCACACGGGGGCTGGGCACACATGGCACTGCCACCAGCACAGAGCCAACGCTGCCCCTGCCATGCACACGGGGGCTGGGCACACATGGCACTGCCACCAGCACAGAGCCAACGCTGCCCCTGCCATGCACACGGGGGCTGGGCACACATGGCACTGCCACTGGCACAGAGCCAGCGCTGCCCCTGCCATGCACACACAGGCTGGGCACACCTGGCACTGCCACCGGCATGGAGTCAGCGCTTTCCCTGCCACACACGGGGGCTGGGCACACCTGGCAGTGCCAGTGGCATGGATCCAGTGCTGCCCCTGCTGCGCACATGGGCTGCGCATGCCTGGTACAGTGCTGGATACATGGAGGCTGGGCACTCCTCTGGCACAGCCTCAGGCACGTAGCCAGTGCTGCTCACTGCAGGGGCCTAAGATCCTGGGCTGCTTTCCAGGTTGGCTGCCCCTTGGGATTGAGGGATTTCACCGCAGTGAGATCAGAGGAAATAGCACAGTTCTCGTAGATTCACAGATTTTAGGGCCAGGAAGGACCATTAGATCACCCAGTCTGACATCCAGGGCAGCACTGGCCCTTACATGTCACCCAGTTACCCCCATGTTgtgtattgagcccagtaacttgtgtttggctaaagcatctccCAGCCCGGCCCTAGCCTGGCTTTGGAGCCATcaagagacagagaatccaccactttccctgaaGTTTGTGCCAGTGGTTCATCCCCATCCCTGGTAAACACTTGTGCCtgatttctagtttgaatttatCTGGCTTTAGCTTCCAGCCACCTAGGCTTCAGTGTCAGGCCGTCCCTCCTTCCCCCGGCTTCTCCGAGTCAGGTACTTTCCCTCCAAGGAGCCTGGCAGCTGGGCACAGACTAACGCTGTGACCTCTGAGGTACAAAAACGTGGGATTTCTGGGATGATCCTGAACCGACAAAACTggatgggtggggcagggccaggccctggactgacgctcccctctccccaggctaCGCTGACGGTGCTACTGGACCATCTCAGCTTGGTGGCCTCCTTCCACGACTTTAACCGCATGAACTCCCAGAACATTGCCGTGTGCTTCGGGCCAGTGTTGCTCAACCAGAATCAGGAGCCATGGCGCCAGAGGGCCCGCAGCTACGCCCACTGTGAGGAGATCTCCAGTGCTGTCGACTTCAAGAGGCACATTGAGGTGCTGCACTACCTGCTGCAGGCCTGGCCTGGTAAGTGCAGCTGAGGGGAGGGAGCGTGTGGCCACAGGActgctgcggggagggggagagcgcCACGAGGGCCTCCGGAAGGGTAGGGGGGAGAGCGTGCCACCGAGGgcctgctgcagggtgggggtggggagcgtgCCACCGGGGCCTgctgcagggttggggtggggagagcgtgCCGCCGGGGCCtgctgcggggtggggtggggagagcgtgCCGCCGGGGGCCTGCTGcacggtgggggtggggggagagcgtGCCGCCGGGGGcctgctgcggggtggggggggggagcgtgCCGCCGGGGgcctgctgcggcgggggggggggggggagggtgccgCCGGGAGCCTGCTGCGGGGTGGTGGGGAGCATGCCACCGGGGCCTGCTGCGGAGTGGGGGTAGGGGAGCATGCCGCCGGGGCCTGCTGCGGAGTGGGGGTAGGGAGGCGTGCCGCCGGGGGCCTGCtgcggggtgggggtagggggggagCGTGCCGCCGGGGgcctgctgcagggtgggggtggggagcgtgCCGCTGGGGGCCTGCTGCGCGGTGGGGGGGCGAATGCGCCACCAGAGCTTCTCCCCTTGGGATCGAAGCCCCTGATTAGCCTGTCTGACTGTGGGAGGAGAGAACTGTGGTAACTGCGACCTGTCTCCCCAGCCCCCTACAGGAAAGGGCGTGGTGTGGAGGGCCGGGAAAGGGCCCAGTCCAGCTGCCTGCGGCAGAGGCGCCGTCCTGCCCTGCGGCTGGATCTGCTGGGGAGCGAGGTGGTGGCTCGTCACCGGCCCCGAGGCCTGGAGAGCCCCCCCACCAACCGCTACGCTGGGGAGTGGAGTGTGTGCAGCCAGGAGTATGGGCTGGTGGCCGGGCCGGGGCACGAGGTCAACTACACCGAGGTGGCCGGCAGCGACAGCGAGAACGAGGTGCTGGACCTGCGGGAGGGGCTGGGCGGCCCCAGCCAGACGGTCTTCGTGGGGGACTTTGCCTTGGTCGACGACCCTGAGGCGCCCTTCAGCCCCCGCCTCAACCTGAAGGACTTTGATGCCCTCATCCTGGACCTGGAGCGAGAGCTCTCCAAGCAGATCAATGTGTGCCTGTGAGTGGCCTGGCTGCTCCACCACAGTGCCtggctctccctgcccctacgCTCCCTGGGACCGTCCACATCCCCTGCCGGGCTCCAGTGTGACCAAAACATGAGCCAGCAGGGGAGGTGCCAGGCACCAGATGGTGGGGCTTCAGCTAAAGAATTTTAGGCTCCATGCTCAggagcctggcccagccctgtAGCAGGCGATGACTCAGGCCGTCAGCCTTAATCCAGCAACCTGCCCAGGAGCAGGGGCCCTGAGCAGCAGGTACAGCGTACAGGAGGTGTTCTCATGCTCTCTCGTGGGCTCCAGCACACTTTGCCCTCTGGGCTTGAGCTCGGGAGAGACCAACACAGTGCACGCCTGGGTGTGGCCGCCGAGCTCCCAGGGGCACGCGCCCAGGCGTGACTGCCGAGCTCCCAGTATTAATAGGAACTCAGAGATTAAGCCAAAGCCATTTGGAGTGTGACCAAATTTGTGTAGCACTTGGCTCTCGCAGCCTTTTGATTTGCACAGCATGGATGGGGGCTTGGAGACACCAGGGCAGTGCTCCACCAGGCCAGTGTGTGGCAGCTCACTGAAgttggggctctggggctggagtatgGATGAGGGGCTGAGCCAGCCAGGGGGCTGCACTCAGGGTCACTCACTGCTGCAGTGTTTGTCACTCTCAGCCTACCGTGGGTGACGTAGTAGTGCTATCTGGCTACAGGGCAGCATCACAGCCCTGTGTGATGGGCTGGAAGGAGCCTGGATCCTGGCGTTCCCTTGGCCCGGCTCTCTGCCCTGGGGCGATACCATGTGCAGGGAGCGCACAGGGCAGGGGGAGCGGCTCCCTCCTGAGCCTTCTTTTCTCTGGATCTCAGAAGCCAAAGAATCAGCctctgagcctgtcccctgactggacTGGAGCAGAAGTTTGTGGGCACTGCTTGTGTGACCCTGGCAGTGGGCTTTCCAGGCTGTAGAAGCTGTGCCAATATGGTGCTTCATGCAGGCTAGTCAGGAAGGCAGCGCCAGGCCCTGGGCGTGGTACAGGGGATGGGTCAGGAGCACCATGCTGTGGAACTGGCCTCGCTGTCAGTGTTTTGCTACTAAGTGCCACCCTGTGTCCCACTTGGGTGGGGGGCAGCCTTGggccaggagagagccagggctaAGGCTTGTTCCTGGCCTCCCTCCATCCCAGGCGAGGCATCCCCCCTGCATAGTGTTAGAATATCGACAAGGGTCCCTGACCTCCACCATCTGTGCTCTGCTCCGGGGCTGCTTCACACAGAAGCCACAATCTACTGCACCCTgccagggaggaagaggggccGTGCCAGTTATGGCAGCTCACTCTCAGCTTGCCATGGCGTTAGGTAGTATCTTGGTGCCATGTTTACATCCTCCCCCAACCTGACAATACTCCAGgctcccccagcctggctgctgcctCCAATCCTGCTTGGCTGCAGCTCTTGGTGGAACAGTGAGgggagactagggtgaccagatgtcctgctgttatagggacagtcctgatttttggatcttttacttatataggctcctattacccccaccccccactcccaccccctgtcctgatttttcacatttgctgtctggtcaccctaggggagAATGGGCTGCAGCCCTGGGATCCCATGGCACGTGGACAGACCAGCATGAGGCAAGAGATTGGGGCCTGGAGTTCTTTGTGGCTGCTTCTCATGGGCATCTTTGGTCTCATGGgcaggccccaccctgcagctggCTGACACTGAGaacccagggcctggggttgGCAGCCAAGCCCCCAGCTCTTTCCAGCCTGGGCTTTCCTTGCGCCTGCTGTTCAGGCCAGGCCTGGCAGGGAGGCCTCCCATGCACTCTtgactgagcagcagcagcaggcacacCCCTGGATGTGATCTGGAGGCTCCAGCTCACTGGCTGTCACCTCCA
The DNA window shown above is from Mauremys reevesii isolate NIE-2019 linkage group 25, ASM1616193v1, whole genome shotgun sequence and carries:
- the SYDE1 gene encoding rho GTPase-activating protein SYDE1 isoform X2, which translates into the protein MSASDRWAPGAAWQREEPPSPVRPGRAMAELLLRRTFSRLRGKEKLPRKKERELPSRMLDSPMELEPGPGPEPVSHDPDGSCRRGAAITVSRKQSWARFSCGIRDVPCSSYSRKVPASPTASAELQDEGEGVEPGRETDRDPQCPLRPQEQFFPTHTGGPALEDEAWLVESPPAAAPPTPQPGLAPGDEEAESMCRYVELCASGTAVRCASHGAYLQNLEKSSRHWILSSGKAQGPEELAPSASTELKEVGAMGSEGEIWYNPIPEDEDVVGVRQGTEPGSSWRKWGSGTGSRESDRDKARPSRAEPGDEEPPRSIARQVESPSSQNAPTPAGPVGRGEETGAGRTQAYGKLPISCVSAAVGLAGPSPPLSPSVSKKGRSLGRVKSPGTVRRLSLKMKKLPELRRKLSLRSARPRGQEPEGSGSTSPQDARKEPGNVISRYHLDSSVASQQGPHRAKAASKGGYLSDGDSPELLAKADKRACPGPEGHEPGARLDVDAFQPYSSLEQPRCVQPISGLVSVHLHGVGDLKPPKAESREVFCVLQVDAAPKARTALLPWTAAFLSLNHTFNLELEGARHLKVIVFSWDLATCRNRVCCHGTIVLPHIFRGCRAQQLAVRLEPRGLLYCKLMLVEQWDMPSSPSDREPRVFGVELRHLVERENTATKVPLLIQKCVSQIEKRGLKIVGLYRLCGSAAVKKELRDAFERDSAAVMLSEQLYPDINVITGILKDYLRELPTPLITKTLYQVVLEAMAQRQPQDMLSRQNAKETVALLDCLPEIEKATLTVLLDHLSLVASFHDFNRMNSQNIAVCFGPVLLNQNQEPWRQRARSYAHCEEISSAVDFKRHIEVLHYLLQAWPAPYRKGRGVEGRERAQSSCLRQRRRPALRLDLLGSEVVARHRPRGLESPPTNRYAGEWSVCSQEYGLVAGPGHEVNYTEVAGSDSENEVLDLREGLGGPSQTVFVGDFALVDDPEAPFSPRLNLKDFDALILDLERELSKQINVCL
- the SYDE1 gene encoding rho GTPase-activating protein SYDE1 isoform X4; amino-acid sequence: MLDSPMELEPGPGPEPVSHDPDGSCRRGAAITVSRKQSWARFSCGIRDVPCSSYSRKVPASPTASAELQDEGEGVEPGRETDRDPQCPLRPQEQFFPTHTGGPALEDEAWLVESPPAAAPPTPQPGLAPGDEEAESMCRYVELCASGTAVRCASHGAYLQNLEKSSRHWILSSGKAQGPEELAPSASTELKEVGAMGSEGEIWYNPIPEDEDVVGVRQGTEPGSSWRKWGSGTGSRESDRDKARPSRAEPGDEEPPRSIARQVESPSSQNAPTPAGPVGRGEETGAGRTQAYGKLPISCVSAAVGLAGPSPPLSPSVSKKGRSLGRVKSPGTVRRLSLKMKKLPELRRKLSLRSARPRGQEPEGSGSTSPQDARKEPGNVISRYHLDSSVASQQGPHRAKAASKGGYLSDGDSPELLAKADKRACPGPEGHEPGARLDVDAFQPYSSLEQPRCVQPISGLVSVHLHGVGDLKPPKAESREVFCVLQVDAAPKARTALLPWTAAFLSLNHTFNLELEGARHLKVIVFSWDLATCRNRVCCHGTIVLPHIFRGCRAQQLAVRLEPRGLLYCKLMLVEQWDMPSSPSDREPRVFGVELRHLVERENTATKVPLLIQKCVSQIEKRGLKIVGLYRLCGSAAVKKELRDAFERDSAAVMLSEQLYPDINVITGILKDYLRELPTPLITKTLYQVVLEAMAQRQPQDMLSRQNAKETVALLDCLPEIEKATLTVLLDHLSLVASFHDFNRMNSQNIAVCFGPVLLNQNQEPWRQRARSYAHCEEISSAVDFKRHIEVLHYLLQAWPAPYRKGRGVEGRERAQSSCLRQRRRPALRLDLLGSEVVARHRPRGLESPPTNRYAGEWSVCSQEYGLVAGPGHEVNYTEVAGSDSENEVLDLREGLGGPSQTVFVGDFALVDDPEAPFSPRLNLKDFDALILDLERELSKQINVCL